One Bombus vancouverensis nearcticus chromosome 7, iyBomVanc1_principal, whole genome shotgun sequence DNA window includes the following coding sequences:
- the casp gene encoding fas associated factor casp isoform X2, with protein MAGIRDEILANFQACTGIDDVGDAIKYLEESNWDLLVAVNQAMLHATQQLPSEVSPDIEMIEEIERMPQAHSLSSQTNCDPKSNSKVEVTENSKPGTSKPKSCERERTLTFHINHLNNEYKINLSEFSSLKDLKQLIWVQTNVPPCQQRLYGWKKEPKSDYRSLQSLDLPKENTLYMSPATEDVDLTTDIVSLSNRMTQTYTLNIKNEINKETYNLKFPGTNTILDVKSGIYSLTAVPVRNQQWKGWPSSVKNDSVMLAQSGISYPEHDLSVNEIPIKKERKEVIDLVESDSSIDEDDIEDDVFVDNVRSTKTQRLMPENVTDETIGTMHFAEEFEKRYGPAHPEFFTGTFKDAVKESCLKPAKERKLLAVYLHHDNSVLANVFCTQLLSCEAVLQVLSANFIVWGWDITFESNKQKFLSSVKQTLGSFATLAMENIDVDTLPALVIIMRARSITEMFTVIHANVGVNELLTNLIHVVEVFQEQRRTDIGVEEERQARERVKQEQDRAYQESLAADRAKEEAKQMQEELEKQRKEQAENERLAEEARKEAHRQAVESSLPPEPQQSTGDGVLKVRVRLPAGKFLERRFQSDTPLQTLLNFLIVEGYPTEEYKVLCSWPRRDVSR; from the exons ATGGCTGGGATCCGGGATGAGATTTTAGCTAACTTTCAG GCATGTACAGGAATTGATGATGTTGGTGATGCTAttaaatatttagaagaatcaaATTGGGATTTATTG GTGGCAGTAAATCAAGCTATGCTTCATGCTACACAACAATTACCTTCTGAAGTAAGTCCAGATATAGAAATGATAGAAGAAATTGAAAGAATGCCTCAGGCACATTCATTATCATCCCAAACCAATTGTGATCCTAAAAGTAATTCCAAAGTAGAAGTAACAGAAAATTCAAAACCAGGGACAAGTAAACCTAAAAGTTGCGAAAGAGAAAGAACTCTTACATTCCATATTAACCATCTtaataatgaatataaaataaatttgtctGAATTTTCATCATTAA AGGATCTCAAACAGCTTATATGGGTACAAACAAATGTGCCACCTTGCCAACAACGTCTGTATGGGTGGAAAAAAGAGCCAAAATCAGATTATAGATCGTTACAATCATTAGATTTACCTaaagaaaatacattgtatatgtcTCCTGCAACAGAAGATGTTGATTTAAcaactgatat AGTGAGTTTATCAAATCGAATGACTCAAACATATACTTTgaacattaaaaatgaaataaataaggaAACATATAACTTGAAATTTCCTGGAACCAATACAATTTTGGATGTAAAATCTGGCATTTATTCATTAACAGCTGTTCCAGTTCGAAATCAACAATGGAAAGGCTGGCCAAGTTCAGTAAAAAATGATAGTGTTATGTTAGCTCAGAGTGGAATTTCTTACCCAGAACATGATCTATCTGTTAATGAAATCcccataaaaaaagaaagaaag GAAGTTATAGACCTAGTTGAAAGTGACAGTTCTATAGATGAAGATGATATAGAAGATGATGTTTTTGTAGATAATGTCAGATCTACAAAAACTCAACGTCTTA tgCCAGAAAATGTAACAGATGAAACAATAGGTACAATGCATTTTGCAGAAGAATTTGAAAAACGGTATGGACCAGCACATCCAGAATTTTTTACTGGTACATTTAAAGATGCCGTTAAAGAATCATGTTTAAAGCCTGCGAAAGAG AGAAAATTGTTAGCTGTATATTTGCATCATGATAATAGTGTATTAGCAAATGTATTTTGCACACAGTTATTAAGTTGTGAAGCAGTACTCCAAGTTCTCTCAGcaaatttcattgtatgggGTTGGGATATTACATTTGAATCCAATAAGCAAAA ATTTCTTTCATCTGTAAAACAAACATTAGGATCGTTTGCAACATTAGCTATGGAAAATATAGATGTTGATACTCTACCTGCTCTTGTAATTATAATGAGAGCTAGATCAATTACAGAAATGTTTACAGTAATACATGCCAATGTCGGAGTAAATGAACTATTAACGAATTTAATTCACGTTGTTGAAGTATTTCAG GAACAAAGACGTACCGATATTGGTGTTGAAGAAGAAAGACAAGCTAGAGAAAGAGTAAAACAGGAGCAAGATAGAGCATATCAAGAAAGTTTAGCTGCAGACAG AGCGAAAGAAGAAGCGAAACAAATGCAAGAAGAGCTAGAAAAACAACGAAAAGAACAAGCAGAAAATGAAAGGTTGGCTGAAGAAGCGAGAAAAGAAGCTCATAGACAAGCAGTAGAATCAAGTTTACCTCCCGAACCACAACAAAGTACTGGTGATGGAGTGCTAAAAGTACGAGTGCGGCTCCCAGCTGGGAAATTTTTGGAACGTAGATTTCAGTCTGATACACCATTACAAACGCTTCTTAATTTCCTTATTGTGGAAGGTTACCCAACAGAAGAATACAAAGTTCTATGTAGTTGGCCTCGAAGGGATGTAAGTAGATGA
- the casp gene encoding fas associated factor casp isoform X1 — MAGIRDEILANFQACTGIDDVGDAIKYLEESNWDLLVAVNQAMLHATQQLPSEVSPDIEMIEEIERMPQAHSLSSQTNCDPKSNSKVEVTENSKPGTSKPKSCERERTLTFHINHLNNEYKINLSEFSSLKDLKQLIWVQTNVPPCQQRLYGWKKEPKSDYRSLQSLDLPKENTLYMSPATEDVDLTTDIVSLSNRMTQTYTLNIKNEINKETYNLKFPGTNTILDVKSGIYSLTAVPVRNQQWKGWPSSVKNDSVMLAQSGISYPEHDLSVNEIPIKKERKEVIDLVESDSSIDEDDIEDDVFVDNVRSTKTQRLMPENVTDETIGTMHFAEEFEKRYGPAHPEFFTGTFKDAVKESCLKPAKERKLLAVYLHHDNSVLANVFCTQLLSCEAVLQVLSANFIVWGWDITFESNKQKFLSSVKQTLGSFATLAMENIDVDTLPALVIIMRARSITEMFTVIHANVGVNELLTNLIHVVEVFQEQRRTDIGVEEERQARERVKQEQDRAYQESLAADRAKEEAKQMQEELEKQRKEQAENERLAEEARKEAHRQAVESSLPPEPQQSTGDGVLKVRVRLPAGKFLERRFQSDTPLQTLLNFLIVEGYPTEEYKVLCSWPRRDLTSMDSKLTLMDLKFCPQETVILEER; from the exons ATGGCTGGGATCCGGGATGAGATTTTAGCTAACTTTCAG GCATGTACAGGAATTGATGATGTTGGTGATGCTAttaaatatttagaagaatcaaATTGGGATTTATTG GTGGCAGTAAATCAAGCTATGCTTCATGCTACACAACAATTACCTTCTGAAGTAAGTCCAGATATAGAAATGATAGAAGAAATTGAAAGAATGCCTCAGGCACATTCATTATCATCCCAAACCAATTGTGATCCTAAAAGTAATTCCAAAGTAGAAGTAACAGAAAATTCAAAACCAGGGACAAGTAAACCTAAAAGTTGCGAAAGAGAAAGAACTCTTACATTCCATATTAACCATCTtaataatgaatataaaataaatttgtctGAATTTTCATCATTAA AGGATCTCAAACAGCTTATATGGGTACAAACAAATGTGCCACCTTGCCAACAACGTCTGTATGGGTGGAAAAAAGAGCCAAAATCAGATTATAGATCGTTACAATCATTAGATTTACCTaaagaaaatacattgtatatgtcTCCTGCAACAGAAGATGTTGATTTAAcaactgatat AGTGAGTTTATCAAATCGAATGACTCAAACATATACTTTgaacattaaaaatgaaataaataaggaAACATATAACTTGAAATTTCCTGGAACCAATACAATTTTGGATGTAAAATCTGGCATTTATTCATTAACAGCTGTTCCAGTTCGAAATCAACAATGGAAAGGCTGGCCAAGTTCAGTAAAAAATGATAGTGTTATGTTAGCTCAGAGTGGAATTTCTTACCCAGAACATGATCTATCTGTTAATGAAATCcccataaaaaaagaaagaaag GAAGTTATAGACCTAGTTGAAAGTGACAGTTCTATAGATGAAGATGATATAGAAGATGATGTTTTTGTAGATAATGTCAGATCTACAAAAACTCAACGTCTTA tgCCAGAAAATGTAACAGATGAAACAATAGGTACAATGCATTTTGCAGAAGAATTTGAAAAACGGTATGGACCAGCACATCCAGAATTTTTTACTGGTACATTTAAAGATGCCGTTAAAGAATCATGTTTAAAGCCTGCGAAAGAG AGAAAATTGTTAGCTGTATATTTGCATCATGATAATAGTGTATTAGCAAATGTATTTTGCACACAGTTATTAAGTTGTGAAGCAGTACTCCAAGTTCTCTCAGcaaatttcattgtatgggGTTGGGATATTACATTTGAATCCAATAAGCAAAA ATTTCTTTCATCTGTAAAACAAACATTAGGATCGTTTGCAACATTAGCTATGGAAAATATAGATGTTGATACTCTACCTGCTCTTGTAATTATAATGAGAGCTAGATCAATTACAGAAATGTTTACAGTAATACATGCCAATGTCGGAGTAAATGAACTATTAACGAATTTAATTCACGTTGTTGAAGTATTTCAG GAACAAAGACGTACCGATATTGGTGTTGAAGAAGAAAGACAAGCTAGAGAAAGAGTAAAACAGGAGCAAGATAGAGCATATCAAGAAAGTTTAGCTGCAGACAG AGCGAAAGAAGAAGCGAAACAAATGCAAGAAGAGCTAGAAAAACAACGAAAAGAACAAGCAGAAAATGAAAGGTTGGCTGAAGAAGCGAGAAAAGAAGCTCATAGACAAGCAGTAGAATCAAGTTTACCTCCCGAACCACAACAAAGTACTGGTGATGGAGTGCTAAAAGTACGAGTGCGGCTCCCAGCTGGGAAATTTTTGGAACGTAGATTTCAGTCTGATACACCATTACAAACGCTTCTTAATTTCCTTATTGTGGAAGGTTACCCAACAGAAGAATACAAAGTTCTATGTAGTTGGCCTCGAAGGGAT tTAACTTCCATGGATTCGAAATTAACTCTTATGGATCTAAAATTCTGTCCTCAAGAAACAGTAATTTTAGAAGAACGATAA
- the Mtr4 gene encoding exosome RNA helicase Mtr4: MANFTEDLFDVFEETEDIEVIPTPINPRNEDINASLNEKGTNAENGTKRELENNSDAFISKKLRPDPVLEDLNIEELTSRIKIHTIETIESCTHEVAVPPDYEYVSLENKQGKPAKEYKFVLDPFQKEAILCIENNQSVLVSAHTSAGKTVVAEYAIACSLRDKQRVIYTTPIKALSNQKYREFFEEFEDAGLVTGDVTINPTASVLIMTTEILRNMLYRGSEVMREVGWVIFDEIHYMRDKERGVVWEETLILLPDNVHYVFLSATIPNARQFVEWVAHLHKQPCHVVYTDYRPTPLQHYIFPVGGDGIHLVVDETGQFKEENFNRAMACLHHGDAAKGDTKGRKGGIRPSNAGQTNIFKMVKMIMERNFAPVIIFSFSKKDCEIYAMQLAKLDLNTLEEKKLVDEVFNNAMDVLNEEDRRLPQVENVLPLLRRGIGIHHGGLLPILKETVEILFGEGLIKALFATETFAMGLNMPARTVLFTSSRKFDGKDFRWITSGEYIQMSGRAGRRGLDEKGIVILMIDEQVSPVVGKAIVQGKPDPINSAFHLTYNMVLNLLRVEEINPEYMLERSFYQFQNQASIPDLYNKAKDLQIAYNAVTIDRYNHISSYHDIREQLDHLSTEFRSFLTKPEYLLPFLQPGRLVKVKNENEMFDWGIIVNFKKKNPKNPMKESTAIIIDILLHVSKDSKEGCPIPCHEGEEGDVEVVPVIHTLISQISSLRLYYPRDLRPSDNRKSVLKTIQEVKKRFPDGPPLLNPITDMHIEDEAFKDIVKKIEVLEEKLYAHPLHKDPDVNTLYEQFLHKEDLSSQLKQAKLELKQAKSILQMDELKCRKRVLRRMAYCTASDVIELKGRVACELNGADELLMTEMIFNGLFNSLSVPQMVALISCFVCDDKSNEMPKCTEELGGPLRQMQDLARRIAKVSTEANLELDEDAYVERFKPYLMDVVYAWCKGATFLQICKMTDIFEGSIIRCMRRSEEVLRQLCQAAKNIGNTDLENKFSEAIKLIKRDIVFAASLYL, from the exons atgGCTAATTTTACCGAAGACTTGTTTGACGTTTTTGAAGAAACAGAAGATATAGAAGTGATTCCAACTCCAATAAATCCAAGAAATGAAGATATAAACGCATCGTTAAACGAAAA GGGAACCAATGCAGAAAATGGAACTAAACGAGAACTTGAAAATAATTCTGATGcatttatttctaaaaaattacGACCTGATCCTGTATTGGAGGATTTAAA taTAGAAGAATTAACATCACGTATCAAAATACATACGATAGAAACGATTGAGTCATGTACACACGAAGTTGCAGTTCCACCAGATTATGAATATGTATCCCTGGAAAATAAACAAGGCAAACCAGCAAAAGAGTACAAATTTGTATTGGATCCTTTTCAAAAGGAAGCAATATTATGCATCGAGAATAATCAATCTGTTTTAGTTTCCGCACATACATCAGCTGGTAAAACTGTTGTTGCAGA GTATGCAATAGCGTGTTCGTTGAGAGATAAACAAAGAGTTATCTATACAACACCTataaaggcattaagtaatcaaAAATACAGAGAATTTTTTGAAGAGTTTGAGGATGCAGGTTTAGTAACTGGAGATGTTACAATTAATCCAACAGCAAGTGTGCTCATCATGACTACTGAGATTTTAAGGAATATGCTTTATCGAGGATCTGag GTAATGCGGGAAGTTGGATGGgtaatttttgatgaaattcatTATATGCGTGACAAAGAAAGAGGAGTTGTTTGGGAAgaaacattaatattattaccAGACAATGTGCACTATGTATTTCTTTCTGCTACTATACCTAATGCCAGACAGTTTGTAGAATGGGTTGCACATTTACATAAGCAACCATGCCATGTTGTTTATACAGATTATAGACCAACTCCTTTACAACATTATATATTCCCTGTTGGAGGTGATGGTATCCACTTG gtTGTAGATGAAACGGGACaatttaaagaagaaaattttaacaGAGCAATGGCTTGTTTGCATCATGGTGATGCAGCTAAAGGAGATACTAAAGGACGTAAAGGAGGTATTCGTCCATCGAATGCTGggcaaacaaatatttttaaaatggtTAAAATGATTATGGAAAGAAATTTCGCACCTGTAATTATATTTAGTTTTTCAAAAAAAGATTGTGAGATATATGCAATGCAATTGGCTAAATTAGATTTGAATACGTTAGAAGAAAAGAAGTTAGTAGACGAGGTATTTAATAATGCTATGGATGTTCTTAACGAAGAAGATCGACGTTTGCCACAAGTTGAAAATGTATTACCGCTCTTAAGACGAGGTATAGGTATTCATCACGGTGGACTTTTACCTATTTTGAAAGAAACTGTGGAAATATTGTTTGGAGAAGGATTAATAAAAGCGCTCTTCGCGACAGAAACTTTTGCTATGGGATTAAATATGCCAGCACGGACAGTTCTATTTACATCATCGCGAAAATTTGATGGTAAAGACTTTCGTTGGATTACATCCGGAGAATACATACAAATGTCTGGTCGAGCAGGCAGAAGAGGTTTGGACGAGAAAGGAATAGTAATATTAATGATAGATGAACAAGTTAGTCCTGTCGTTGGTAAAGCAATTGTACAAGGAAAACCAGATCCTATTAATTCAGCATTTCATTTAACTTATAACATGGTTTTGAACCTTTTGAGAGTTGAAGAAATTAATCCGGAATATATGCTTGAGAGGAGTTTTTATCAATTTCAAAATCAAGCATCTATTCCAGACCTATATAACA AGGCGAAGGATTTGCAAATTGCATATAATGCAGTGACTATTGATAGATATAACCATATATCTTCTTATCATGATATACGTGAGCAACTTGACCATCTTAGCACTGAATTTAGGTCATTTTTGACAAAACCAGAATATTTGCTTCCTTTTTTACAACCTGGAAGATTAGTAaaa gtaaaaaatgaaaatgaaatgtttgaTTGGGGTATTATTGtgaattttaaaaagaaaaacccTAAAAACCCAATGAAAGAAAGCACTGCtattattattgatatattACTTCATGTTTCTAAAGACTCCAAGGAAGGTTGCCCTATACCTTGTCATGAAGGAGAAGAAGGTGATGTGGAAGTAGTTCCTGTTATACACACATTAATTTCTCAAATTAGTTCACTTAGATTGTATTATCCAAGGGATTTAAGACCATCTGATAACAGGAAAAGTGTCTTAAAAACGATACAGGAAGTAAAGAAAAGATTTCCTGATGGACCACCATTATTGAATCCTATTACAGATATGCATATTGAAGACGAAGCTTTCAAAGATATTGTTAAAAAAATTGAAgtattagaagaaaaattatatgCTCATCCTTTGCATAAG GATCCTGATGTAAATACTCTATATGAACAATTTTTACATAAAGAAGATTTAAGTAGTCAGCTAAAACAAGCTAAGCTAGAATTAAAACAAGCCAAATCAATACTTCAAATGGATGAACTAAAATGTAGGAAACGAGTATTGCGAAGAATGGCCTATTGTACAGCATCAGATGTGATAGAACTAAAAGGCAGAGTTGCTTGTGAGCTGAATGGAGCTGATGAATTGTTGATGACAGAAATGATTTTTAATGGTTTGTTTAATTCGCTAAGTGTTCCGCAAATGGTAGCGTTAATTAGTTGTTTTGTTTGTGATGACAAATCAAATGAGATGCCTAAGTGTACTGAAGAGTTAGGTGGTCCACTCAGGCAAATGCAAGATTTAGCTCGAAGGATAGCAAAGGTATCTACAGAAGCTAATTTAGAATTAGATGAAGACGCATATGTAGAACGATTCAAGCCGTATTTAATGGACGTTGTATACGCTTGGTGTAAAGGAGCTACCTTTTTGCAAATTTGCAAAATGACAGACATATTTGAAG gcTCTATCATAAGATGTATGCGTCGTTCGGAAGAAGTTCTTAGACAGTTATGTCAAGCAGCAAAAAACATTGGAAATACGGATTTAGAGAATAAATTTAGCGAAGCAATTAAACTTATAAAGCGTGATATCGTTTTTGCTGcatctttatatttataa